A genomic stretch from Sulfurihydrogenibium azorense Az-Fu1 includes:
- a CDS encoding DUF4416 family protein encodes MIDKKALLLLGIMWNKKKTENLEKVLKIIENKFGKVVKKTQEFTLSYSSYYEKEMGEGLLKSFFVIDCLINREESVNIKHYCMNLEDNFRENGGRTVNIDPVYLDEYQVVALSHKYKGSRVYIGKGVYGEIELLYHHGSFQPLIWTYLDYKENIPFFNEARKYYLEWIDND; translated from the coding sequence TTGATAGACAAGAAAGCATTACTTTTACTTGGGATAATGTGGAATAAAAAAAAGACGGAAAATCTGGAAAAAGTTTTAAAAATAATTGAAAACAAGTTTGGAAAAGTAGTGAAAAAAACCCAAGAATTTACCCTTTCTTACTCAAGCTACTATGAAAAGGAAATGGGAGAAGGCTTGTTAAAAAGCTTTTTTGTTATAGATTGTCTAATCAATAGAGAAGAAAGTGTAAATATAAAACATTACTGTATGAATTTAGAGGACAACTTTAGAGAAAATGGTGGCAGGACAGTAAATATCGACCCAGTTTACCTTGATGAATATCAAGTAGTAGCTCTAAGCCACAAGTATAAAGGTTCAAGGGTTTACATAGGAAAAGGTGTTTACGGAGAGATAGAATTACTGTATCACCATGGTAGTTTTCAACCTCTAATATGGACATACTTAGATTATAAGGAGAATATTCCTTTTTTTAACGAAGCAAGAAAATACTATTTAGAATGGATAGATAATGATTAA
- the moaCB gene encoding bifunctional molybdenum cofactor biosynthesis protein MoaC/MoaB, which produces MKMADVSMKFETIREAQAEGKIYLSKETIEMIKNKQIPKGDVITASQMAGLLGAKKTPEVLPFCHPILIDQAFVEVQLQEDGIYVKSFVRCIGRTGVEMEALTAVSAALLNVYDMCKAFDKNMVISDIKLVSKKGGKSDYEEDLSGLKCAVITLSDSCYRKEAEDKSGKVAIDIIENEFKGEVVHYEILPDDKEKIVEKLKQLTDKVDIIFTTGGTGFGKRDNTPEATKEVIEKEMIGFEEAMRIIGIRFTPKSLLSRAVCGIAGDHTLIINLPGSSSGVRDNLKMIAPLLKHAIRMAKGEKKH; this is translated from the coding sequence ATGAAAATGGCAGATGTATCAATGAAATTTGAGACAATTAGAGAAGCTCAAGCAGAAGGTAAAATATACCTTTCAAAAGAAACAATAGAGATGATAAAAAATAAACAGATTCCAAAGGGAGACGTAATAACTGCAAGCCAGATGGCAGGATTACTTGGTGCTAAAAAAACTCCCGAAGTTTTACCTTTTTGTCATCCTATCCTTATAGACCAAGCTTTTGTAGAAGTACAGCTTCAAGAAGATGGTATATACGTTAAATCCTTTGTTAGATGCATAGGAAGGACGGGTGTAGAGATGGAAGCTCTAACGGCAGTTTCAGCTGCCCTTTTAAATGTTTACGACATGTGTAAAGCTTTTGATAAAAACATGGTTATATCTGATATAAAGCTTGTATCTAAAAAAGGTGGTAAGTCTGACTACGAAGAGGATTTATCAGGTTTAAAATGTGCAGTAATTACTCTAAGTGATAGTTGCTATAGAAAAGAAGCTGAAGATAAAAGTGGGAAAGTTGCAATAGATATTATAGAGAATGAGTTTAAAGGAGAAGTAGTCCACTATGAAATACTTCCGGATGATAAAGAAAAGATTGTTGAAAAGTTAAAACAGTTAACTGACAAAGTAGACATAATCTTTACAACAGGAGGAACAGGATTTGGTAAAAGGGACAACACACCGGAAGCTACAAAAGAAGTAATAGAAAAAGAGATGATAGGATTTGAAGAAGCTATGAGGATAATAGGGATAAGATTTACACCAAAATCCCTTTTATCAAGGGCAGTTTGTGGCATAGCAGGAGACCACACTTTAATAATAAATCTTCCGGGAAGCTCTTCAGGAGTGAGAGACAACCTTAAAATGATAGCACCACTTTTAAAACACGCAATAAGAATGGCTAAAGGTGAGAAAAAACATTGA
- a CDS encoding anthranilate synthase component I family protein: protein MIFLYSNSSDGWLGKQGLFLFNKPVFTLKVYKNRTYLNGRLIKTKKPLKLTESIVKKKKLFAVGFISYDYNDFILSKKSPKKDDTNFPLIYLEFHKNYIEVEKKLKDSFTSKAQKVIFNTTKDDFIKKVNTAKKYIESGDFYQINLSHRIDINGYFNKDTIFFNLINIQPTDYMMLIKNPEFSLISASMELFLEKNGNLIKTKPIKGTVKKTGNPELDEKLKEELKTSQKEKAENLMITDLMRNDLGKIANNIKVDKLFEITQYSTLYQMSSTVSGILKEGLSIDRIIESTFPPGSVTGAPKKRAMEVIEELEDKRRSVYCGATVLIKPNLNFVMSVAIRQILFKKDKAYIYVGSGIVSDSTPEKEWEETLLKAKANLKAIGLESLKV from the coding sequence ATGATTTTCCTCTACAGTAATTCTTCTGATGGATGGTTAGGTAAGCAAGGTCTTTTTTTATTCAATAAACCTGTATTTACACTAAAAGTATACAAAAATCGTACCTATCTAAACGGTCGTTTAATAAAAACTAAAAAACCTTTAAAACTTACAGAAAGTATAGTTAAAAAGAAAAAACTTTTTGCAGTAGGCTTTATATCTTACGATTACAACGATTTTATTTTATCTAAAAAGTCTCCCAAAAAAGATGATACAAACTTTCCCCTTATTTACTTAGAGTTTCATAAAAACTACATTGAAGTTGAAAAAAAATTAAAAGATAGCTTTACTTCTAAAGCTCAAAAAGTAATTTTCAACACAACAAAAGATGATTTTATAAAAAAAGTTAACACTGCAAAAAAATATATAGAAAGTGGAGACTTTTATCAAATCAACTTATCCCACAGAATAGATATAAACGGCTATTTTAACAAAGATACAATATTTTTTAACCTAATAAACATCCAACCAACAGATTATATGATGCTTATTAAAAATCCAGAGTTTTCTTTAATATCAGCTTCTATGGAGCTTTTTTTAGAAAAAAATGGGAATTTAATAAAAACAAAACCAATTAAAGGCACAGTAAAGAAAACAGGCAATCCAGAGTTAGACGAAAAATTAAAAGAAGAGTTAAAAACAAGTCAAAAAGAAAAAGCAGAAAACCTTATGATAACTGACCTAATGAGAAATGATTTAGGTAAAATAGCCAACAACATAAAAGTAGATAAATTATTTGAGATAACACAGTACTCAACTTTATACCAGATGAGTTCTACTGTAAGTGGCATATTAAAAGAAGGTTTATCTATTGATAGAATCATAGAAAGCACATTTCCTCCCGGGTCTGTAACTGGAGCTCCAAAAAAGAGAGCTATGGAAGTGATAGAAGAGCTTGAAGATAAAAGAAGGTCTGTTTACTGTGGAGCTACAGTTTTAATAAAGCCTAATCTTAACTTTGTTATGAGTGTAGCCATTAGACAGATTCTCTTTAAGAAAGATAAAGCTTACATATACGTAGGTAGTGGTATAGTATCAGACTCAACTCCGGAAAAAGAGTGGGAAGAAACTTTATTAAAGGCTAAAGCTAACCTTAAAGCAATCGGTTTAGAAAGTTTAAAGGTTTAA
- a CDS encoding multiheme c-type cytochrome, producing MGGFLLFSCDKVKDVFQEKDLLQRPVAKRCSECHQNIYNQWKDSRHAVAWTSEEFKRASENYSKTKCLSCHAPYEITVSDKPNLRDFHREDGVNCVACHFRDSTKSMHGPYDVFSPPHPSTQDLQYTKAEICSGCHQETYKQWKTVATEKNCQQCHMPSEKGKLIQKFPFDLFHASKEVHHHGFMVPKSKKDFFDVKISKDSSGVVLKITNLKVPHNVPTADHGNPKYYVDIVIYKDGKEVYTDSYMITPKEAFLPKQEKVINIPYLESYDKVKVSLSRKLSWQKEAEKIASYDF from the coding sequence TTGGGAGGGTTTTTACTTTTTTCCTGTGATAAAGTAAAAGATGTTTTCCAAGAAAAAGACCTTTTACAAAGACCAGTAGCAAAAAGATGCTCAGAGTGTCATCAGAATATATACAATCAGTGGAAAGATTCCAGACATGCAGTAGCTTGGACTAGCGAAGAATTTAAAAGAGCATCAGAAAATTATTCAAAAACAAAGTGTCTATCCTGTCATGCACCTTATGAGATAACAGTTAGCGACAAACCGAATTTAAGAGATTTTCATAGAGAAGATGGTGTTAACTGTGTAGCATGCCACTTTAGAGATTCAACTAAATCTATGCACGGACCTTACGATGTATTCTCACCACCTCACCCATCAACTCAGGACTTACAGTACACAAAAGCAGAAATATGTTCTGGATGTCATCAAGAGACTTATAAACAGTGGAAAACAGTTGCCACAGAAAAAAACTGTCAACAGTGCCATATGCCTTCCGAAAAAGGCAAACTTATCCAAAAGTTTCCATTTGACCTGTTTCACGCATCTAAAGAAGTTCATCACCACGGTTTTATGGTTCCAAAATCTAAAAAAGACTTCTTTGACGTAAAGATATCTAAAGACAGTTCAGGTGTTGTTTTAAAAATAACTAACTTAAAGGTTCCCCATAACGTTCCAACAGCAGACCACGGCAATCCTAAGTATTACGTAGATATTGTAATATACAAAGATGGTAAAGAAGTTTACACAGACTCTTATATGATTACTCCAAAAGAAGCATTTTTACCTAAACAAGAAAAAGTTATTAACATTCCTTACCTTGAAAGCTATGATAAAGTTAAAGTTTCTCTAAGTAGAAAACTATCATGGCAGAAAGAAGCTGAAAAAATAGCATCTTATGACTTTTAG
- a CDS encoding OmpP1/FadL family transporter: MRKVLASAAILAVAGSAMATNGDNMIGVTPASQAMGGIGVGMPIGSVDSIFRNPAWMNSEKGFAVSFGGILFMPSVKARYNGSTNGDTGYVSSRANFFTVPEIGITNRINDQVVVGIAAYGVSGMGVDYRNKDPRLANMHTTLQFMRIIPAVSYQVNPNLSVGVGLNLAWGSLDMGANAGGGQSSSYGVGAQLGIGYKVGDLTVGFNYQSPVSMKYKHVFDSNGDGSYEDLKLQQPQEVAAGIGYRVLPNLKVGLDLRWINWSDADGYKQFKWKDQTVIAVGGEYQVNQALKLRAGYNYGKSPIRSYSGLNGMMPTNNIPSLAQPFPDFNVQWFNLIGFPAITEHHISFGGSYQFTKNFAVDLAYVHAFEKKVESSGQNALMGDANATVGAKNAQNEVGIALRWSF, encoded by the coding sequence ATGAGAAAAGTTTTAGCGTCAGCGGCAATTCTTGCAGTGGCAGGGTCCGCAATGGCAACAAACGGAGATAACATGATAGGTGTTACTCCAGCATCTCAAGCGATGGGTGGTATTGGTGTTGGTATGCCAATTGGCTCTGTTGATTCAATCTTTAGAAACCCAGCATGGATGAACTCAGAAAAAGGCTTTGCTGTAAGCTTTGGTGGTATTTTATTTATGCCATCAGTAAAAGCAAGATATAATGGTTCAACAAATGGTGATACTGGTTATGTTTCTTCAAGAGCAAACTTCTTTACTGTACCAGAGATAGGAATTACAAACAGAATAAATGATCAAGTGGTTGTCGGTATTGCTGCATACGGTGTTTCTGGTATGGGTGTAGATTATAGAAATAAAGACCCAAGATTAGCAAATATGCATACGACTTTACAGTTTATGAGAATTATTCCGGCTGTTTCTTATCAAGTGAATCCTAATTTATCAGTTGGTGTAGGGCTTAATTTAGCATGGGGTTCTCTTGATATGGGTGCTAATGCAGGCGGAGGTCAATCATCTTCCTATGGTGTAGGCGCACAATTAGGTATAGGTTATAAAGTTGGAGATTTAACAGTAGGTTTTAACTATCAATCTCCTGTTTCAATGAAATATAAGCATGTATTTGATAGTAATGGCGATGGTTCATATGAAGACCTAAAATTACAACAGCCTCAAGAAGTTGCGGCTGGTATTGGTTATAGAGTATTACCAAACTTAAAAGTTGGTTTAGATTTAAGATGGATTAACTGGTCTGATGCAGATGGTTATAAACAATTTAAATGGAAAGACCAAACTGTTATAGCAGTTGGTGGTGAATATCAAGTAAATCAAGCATTAAAATTAAGAGCTGGTTATAACTATGGTAAATCTCCGATCAGAAGCTATTCTGGATTGAACGGAATGATGCCAACAAATAATATACCAAGTTTAGCACAACCTTTCCCAGACTTTAACGTTCAATGGTTCAATCTAATTGGCTTCCCAGCGATTACAGAACACCATATATCATTTGGTGGAAGTTATCAATTTACAAAAAACTTTGCAGTTGATTTAGCGTATGTTCATGCATTTGAGAAAAAAGTTGAATCAAGTGGACAAAATGCTTTAATGGGTGATGCGAACGCAACAGTTGGAGCTAAAAACGCACAAAATGAAGTTGGTATAGCTTTAAGATGGTCTTTCTAA
- a CDS encoding RluA family pseudouridine synthase, with protein MIKKFYVKTTANLKDFIAASLNISKNQAKDIIDSRNVLVNNKRVWIASHTLKEGDVVEILQPQQPATKELKIIYEDEYIVAVNKPPTLLSDREKDSVEFILREKSKNPKIKAIHRLDKETSGILLLAKDYKVFERFKELWEDKIVFKLYLAISHNEANFNHLTVNLPVDDKPAVSHIKLVKKGNGFSYFQVRIETGRKHQIRKHLSSIRHPIVGDKIYGVKKLEHNLLKRVNRQMLHSYKLSFFHPYKNKKIDLVAEIPTDFKNVLNYLNL; from the coding sequence ATGATTAAAAAATTTTATGTAAAGACAACTGCTAATCTAAAAGATTTTATCGCAGCAAGTTTAAATATCTCAAAAAACCAAGCAAAAGATATAATAGACAGTAGAAACGTTTTAGTAAACAACAAAAGAGTCTGGATAGCATCTCACACTTTAAAAGAAGGAGATGTAGTTGAAATACTACAGCCGCAGCAGCCAGCTACAAAAGAGTTAAAAATAATTTACGAAGATGAGTATATAGTAGCTGTAAATAAACCACCAACACTTTTAAGTGATAGAGAAAAAGATTCTGTAGAGTTTATTTTAAGAGAAAAGTCAAAAAATCCAAAAATAAAAGCAATTCATAGACTTGATAAAGAAACTTCAGGGATACTTTTACTTGCAAAAGATTATAAAGTTTTTGAAAGATTTAAAGAGTTGTGGGAAGATAAAATTGTATTTAAGCTTTATCTTGCAATATCCCACAACGAAGCAAACTTTAACCACTTAACAGTAAATTTACCAGTAGATGATAAACCTGCAGTAAGCCATATAAAACTTGTGAAAAAAGGTAATGGCTTTTCTTACTTTCAAGTAAGGATAGAGACTGGAAGAAAACATCAGATAAGAAAACATCTATCAAGTATAAGACACCCAATAGTAGGAGACAAAATTTACGGAGTTAAAAAGTTAGAACACAACTTACTCAAAAGGGTAAATCGTCAAATGCTTCACTCTTATAAACTTTCATTTTTCCACCCTTATAAAAACAAAAAGATAGACTTAGTAGCAGAAATCCCAACAGATTTTAAAAATGTTCTTAACTATTTAAACCTTTAA
- a CDS encoding IS982 family transposase, whose protein sequence is MTFRDYIINVYILTDEILKLIKHKHKTNKPKFSDVELITLIIFSMSYRKGDYKITLKEFKENYNDLFPYVPQLPAIVKRAKKLYKLAQVISIILTNLFSEKITTVYIADTKPIPVCKNQRMKRNKKVSGKLYKGNNAAKEWFGFKIGLIVDYYKRPIGYEIIPASKHDINFLKEVKEDSVLIDILNKGTIIADKAFNSKDLKEEFKSLGIELEAIRKKGKVHHKQKDKQEFLKRVRKRIETVFSKLYYMGIEDIRAVSLEGFKAKINFFILALSFATCLGLF, encoded by the coding sequence ATGACTTTTAGAGATTATATCATAAACGTTTATATTCTGACAGATGAAATCCTAAAACTCATAAAACATAAACATAAAACAAATAAGCCTAAATTCTCTGATGTAGAGCTTATAACTCTCATCATATTTTCTATGAGCTATAGAAAAGGTGATTACAAAATAACACTTAAGGAATTTAAAGAGAATTACAATGACCTTTTCCCTTATGTTCCTCAATTACCAGCAATAGTAAAAAGAGCTAAAAAACTATATAAACTTGCTCAAGTAATCTCAATCATTCTTACAAATTTATTTTCTGAGAAGATAACCACAGTATACATAGCAGATACAAAACCAATACCTGTTTGTAAAAATCAAAGAATGAAAAGAAACAAGAAAGTTTCTGGTAAGTTATACAAAGGAAACAATGCAGCAAAAGAATGGTTTGGTTTTAAAATAGGATTAATAGTGGATTATTACAAAAGACCGATAGGATATGAGATTATTCCAGCTTCAAAGCATGATATAAACTTTTTAAAGGAAGTAAAAGAGGACAGTGTTTTGATAGATATATTAAACAAAGGGACAATAATAGCAGACAAAGCTTTTAATTCAAAGGATTTAAAAGAAGAATTTAAGAGTTTAGGAATAGAGTTAGAGGCTATAAGAAAGAAGGGGAAAGTACATCACAAACAAAAGGATAAACAAGAGTTTTTAAAGAGAGTAAGGAAGAGAATAGAGACAGTATTTAGCAAGTTATACTATATGGGAATAGAGGATATCAGGGCAGTATCTTTAGAAGGATTTAAAGCTAAGATAAACTTCTTCATTTTAGCTTTAAGTTTTGCTACTTGTCTTGGTTTGTTTTAA
- a CDS encoding SCP2 sterol-binding domain-containing protein, which produces MNKKVVLGTVLSLSFISMSYAADPWMGPEWTKKFCDYWNQNLQTTMAEWAEYNVKKEKGYKTIQFYRQDCNPHKKVEVRIKYENGKAVCIYGGEAKDPNPEFVMYATDQNWKSLAKGEFGFMGMGIMSKMTFQGSKVEAMKFMEPFKAFLIGLGKVPYSDSCP; this is translated from the coding sequence ATGAATAAAAAGGTTGTTTTAGGGACAGTTTTGTCCCTTTCTTTTATAAGTATGTCTTACGCAGCTGACCCTTGGATGGGTCCAGAGTGGACTAAAAAGTTCTGTGATTACTGGAATCAAAACCTTCAAACTACTATGGCAGAGTGGGCTGAATATAACGTAAAAAAAGAAAAAGGCTATAAAACAATACAGTTTTACAGACAGGATTGTAATCCTCATAAAAAAGTAGAAGTTAGAATTAAGTATGAAAATGGGAAAGCTGTTTGTATCTATGGTGGAGAAGCAAAAGATCCTAACCCAGAGTTTGTAATGTACGCAACGGACCAAAACTGGAAATCTTTAGCAAAAGGTGAGTTTGGCTTTATGGGTATGGGAATTATGTCAAAAATGACTTTTCAAGGATCAAAAGTTGAAGCTATGAAATTTATGGAGCCTTTTAAAGCCTTTTTAATAGGACTTGGAAAAGTTCCTTACTCCGACTCTTGCCCTTAA
- the hpt gene encoding hypoxanthine phosphoribosyltransferase, giving the protein MEIKGRKLELLIPQDDIKKKVLEIADKINKDFQGEEIYVVGILKGSFMFFADLVRNLEGKVYIDFMQVSSYKTSMESLGEVVFIKDMSVDIKDKNVLIVDDIIDTGRTLKALVEALSLRNPKKLKTVVLLDKKERREVDYDADYVGFVIPDKFVVGYGLDWAEEGRNFKEIYSVV; this is encoded by the coding sequence ATGGAAATAAAAGGAAGGAAACTTGAACTTTTAATACCCCAAGACGATATTAAGAAAAAAGTTTTAGAGATTGCAGACAAAATAAACAAAGATTTTCAAGGAGAAGAAATCTACGTAGTTGGAATACTTAAAGGGTCTTTTATGTTTTTTGCAGATTTAGTGAGAAATTTAGAAGGGAAAGTTTACATTGATTTTATGCAAGTTTCATCTTATAAAACATCGATGGAAAGTCTAGGAGAAGTTGTCTTTATAAAAGATATGTCTGTTGATATTAAAGATAAAAATGTTTTGATTGTAGATGATATTATAGATACAGGAAGGACTTTAAAAGCTTTAGTTGAAGCTCTAAGTCTAAGAAATCCAAAAAAGTTAAAAACAGTTGTACTACTTGATAAAAAGGAAAGAAGAGAAGTAGATTATGATGCTGATTACGTTGGATTTGTTATACCAGATAAATTTGTTGTAGGGTACGGACTTGATTGGGCTGAAGAAGGAAGAAACTTTAAAGAAATATACTCAGTTGTGTAA
- the rimI gene encoding ribosomal protein S18-alanine N-acetyltransferase produces the protein MTFREVRDEEYPFVESILKDIFGEKFILDKKSDLFKTFFLEDNSEIIGIIQFWYLFDEAEITILAIKKEFQGRGYGKILLEKTFEYLNVKGVKSVYLEVAIDNQPAKKLYEKLGFKFLTVREKYYADGKDAIVMKKDLKE, from the coding sequence ATGACTTTTAGAGAAGTTAGAGACGAAGAATACCCCTTTGTTGAGTCTATTTTAAAAGATATATTCGGTGAAAAGTTTATTCTTGATAAAAAATCTGATTTATTCAAAACTTTTTTCTTAGAAGATAACAGTGAAATCATAGGCATTATTCAGTTTTGGTATCTGTTTGATGAAGCTGAAATAACAATTTTAGCTATAAAGAAGGAGTTTCAAGGTAGAGGATATGGTAAAATTTTACTTGAAAAAACATTTGAGTATTTAAATGTGAAAGGCGTTAAATCTGTTTACCTTGAGGTTGCGATAGATAACCAACCTGCAAAGAAGCTTTATGAAAAATTAGGATTTAAGTTTTTAACAGTTAGAGAAAAATATTACGCCGACGGAAAAGATGCAATAGTTATGAAAAAAGATTTAAAGGAGTAA